The Saprospiraceae bacterium genome includes a window with the following:
- a CDS encoding peptidylprolyl isomerase gives MQHIRNTFFLFILFSLCGINAFSQDKLIDKVIAKVGSEHILLSDVEEEFSYAKTKDPGLSDDIKCIILDNMIAQKLVIYYGKVDSVELSDEEVETQLDYRFESILRQMNGDEAFFEDYYGANISEMKERFRDDQKHKILAEKMQMKLISEVDITPKEVEKFYRSVPVDSLPYFKSEMEISEIIMTPKVNAVEKQKALDKITTLRQKVISGEMSFADAASKNSQDPGSAARGGDLGFAKRGVYVPEFEATVFSLGKDEISEVIETEFGFHFIQMTERRGNTVKAKHVLIKPEITSQDLDIAKALMDSIRRVILVDSLKFESAVKKYSMKNLPSYSNGGRVKNPQTNNTFFAADDLDPDSYFAIFELKPGEISKPLEIQLPDGQKAYRLIQLNTISKPHKANLKEDYDKLAQFAKESKKNEYFMKWLGKKRAQTFIYIDPIFEKCNLTGKKGVQP, from the coding sequence ATGCAACATATTCGAAATACTTTTTTCTTATTTATCCTGTTTTCCTTATGTGGGATAAACGCTTTTAGCCAGGATAAGTTAATAGACAAAGTAATCGCCAAAGTAGGTAGTGAACATATACTGCTTTCTGATGTCGAAGAGGAATTTTCATACGCAAAAACTAAAGATCCTGGTCTGAGTGATGATATCAAGTGTATCATTCTGGACAATATGATTGCTCAAAAATTGGTCATTTATTACGGTAAAGTAGATAGCGTGGAGCTTTCTGACGAAGAAGTTGAAACTCAGTTGGATTACAGATTTGAATCTATACTCAGACAAATGAACGGCGATGAAGCTTTTTTTGAGGATTATTATGGTGCCAATATTTCAGAAATGAAAGAAAGATTCAGAGATGATCAAAAGCATAAGATTCTGGCAGAAAAGATGCAAATGAAGCTCATTTCTGAGGTAGATATTACACCGAAAGAAGTTGAAAAGTTTTATAGAAGTGTTCCTGTCGATTCATTGCCTTATTTTAAATCCGAGATGGAAATATCAGAAATCATCATGACTCCTAAAGTCAATGCCGTCGAAAAACAAAAAGCGCTTGATAAAATCACGACCCTACGTCAAAAAGTCATATCAGGAGAGATGAGCTTTGCTGATGCTGCTTCAAAAAATTCTCAGGATCCGGGATCTGCGGCAAGGGGAGGTGATTTGGGGTTTGCCAAAAGAGGCGTTTACGTGCCTGAATTTGAGGCTACGGTTTTTTCACTCGGTAAAGATGAAATTTCAGAGGTGATTGAAACCGAGTTTGGATTTCATTTTATTCAGATGACAGAAAGGAGAGGCAATACAGTCAAAGCTAAACATGTACTGATAAAACCTGAAATAACATCTCAAGATCTCGACATAGCTAAAGCCCTGATGGATTCGATTAGAAGGGTAATTTTAGTTGATTCACTGAAGTTTGAGTCAGCCGTCAAAAAATACTCTATGAAAAACCTCCCATCATATAGCAACGGAGGTAGGGTCAAAAATCCACAAACCAATAATACTTTTTTTGCAGCGGATGATCTTGACCCTGATAGTTACTTTGCAATATTTGAATTAAAGCCCGGAGAAATATCTAAACCACTCGAAATTCAGCTACCGGATGGCCAAAAGGCATACAGGCTTATACAACTCAACACCATCTCGAAGCCTCACAAAGCGAACCTTAAAGAAGATTATGACAAATTAGCGCAGTTTGCCAAAGAAAGCAAAAAAAATGAATATTTTATGAAGTGGCTTGGGAAAAAACGCGCCCAAACATTCATCTATATAGATCCGATATTTGAAAAATGTAATTTAACAGGAAAAAAGGGAGTGCAGCCCTAA
- a CDS encoding transposase: MTKRKLTSVFKSKVVLEALSERYSLSELAQRHQVAPTQISTWKKEFLSNASGFRKSTSKTTESVPTDRDELLRTIGNRRLKLTF, encoded by the coding sequence ATGACAAAGAGAAAATTAACATCAGTATTTAAGAGCAAGGTGGTTTTAGAGGCTCTTAGTGAGCGATACAGCTTATCTGAGTTAGCTCAAAGACATCAGGTTGCACCTACTCAAATTTCGACATGGAAGAAAGAATTTCTGAGTAACGCATCGGGTTTTCGAAAAAGTACCTCCAAGACCACAGAATCTGTGCCAACGGATCGGGATGAACTATTAAGGACAATCGGGAACAGAAGGTTGAAATTGACTTTTTAA
- a CDS encoding transposase — translation MYIWLKMDKGYQINIKRIERLYYNLMGLRAIVPGPYFETAS, via the coding sequence ATGTATATATGGCTGAAGATGGACAAAGGCTACCAGATCAATATAAAACGAATAGAACGTCTGTATTATAATCTGATGGGACTTAGAGCCATAGTACCAGGTCCATACTTCGAAACGGCATCCTGA
- a CDS encoding transposase family protein encodes MAVIDVHSRFILSWDISNTMDATWCAGLVQNSITRWGIPQIINTDQGSQFTAAEFLPGTGQWYQTEYGWQGHRQHLYRAILADTKV; translated from the coding sequence ATGGCCGTTATAGATGTGCACAGTCGCTTTATTTTAAGCTGGGATATATCCAACACGATGGATGCGACTTGGTGTGCTGGTCTAGTTCAGAATAGTATAACACGTTGGGGAATACCGCAAATAATTAATACAGATCAGGGGTCACAGTTTACGGCTGCTGAGTTCCTGCCAGGTACTGGACAATGGTATCAAACTGAGTATGGATGGCAGGGCCATAGACAACATCTTTATAGAGCGATTCTGGCGGACACTAAAGTATGA